From the Gordonia bronchialis DSM 43247 genome, one window contains:
- a CDS encoding heme ABC transporter ATP-binding protein yields the protein MTPETATAGIAAQDVSVELGGRDVVREVSVQVHPRELVALVGPNGCGKSTLLSVLSGTRALRRGRVWIDGHDLASVPVRELARHRSLVTQHNRTDTPFTVAEVVEMGRYPWLRTPQAQRSPEIIAEAIRLCDLTDIADRPFSQLSGGQQARVSLARAVAQDTPVMMLDEPTAALDIRHQEQVLDILCAHRDSGAAVLLVVHDLSLAAAYADRVAVMKQGRLLAVGPTREVMTPALLTETYDHPVQVIEHDGRLVVLPHR from the coding sequence CGCGAGGTGTCCGTGCAAGTGCATCCGCGTGAGCTGGTCGCCCTGGTCGGACCCAACGGGTGCGGAAAATCGACGTTGCTGTCGGTCCTCTCGGGCACCCGGGCGCTGCGCCGCGGCCGGGTGTGGATCGACGGTCACGACCTCGCATCGGTCCCGGTGCGCGAGTTGGCCCGCCACCGGTCACTGGTCACCCAGCACAACCGCACCGACACCCCCTTCACCGTCGCCGAGGTCGTCGAGATGGGCCGCTACCCGTGGCTGCGGACACCGCAGGCCCAGCGCTCTCCCGAGATCATCGCCGAGGCCATCCGCCTGTGCGACCTCACCGACATCGCCGACCGGCCGTTCTCCCAGCTGTCGGGGGGCCAGCAGGCGCGCGTGTCCCTGGCCCGGGCGGTGGCCCAGGACACGCCGGTGATGATGCTCGACGAGCCGACCGCCGCACTCGACATCCGCCATCAGGAACAGGTCCTCGACATCCTGTGTGCCCACCGGGATTCGGGCGCCGCGGTGCTTCTCGTGGTGCATGACCTGTCGCTGGCCGCCGCCTACGCCGACCGCGTCGCCGTCATGAAACAGGGCCGGCTCTTGGCGGTCGGACCCACCCGGGAGGTCATGACTCCGGCACTGCTCACCGAGACCTACGATCATCCGGTGCAGGTGATCGAGCACGACGGCCGGCTGGTGGTCCTGCCGCACCGATGA